GAGCAGAGCGGCTGGCAAAGCTACGGCTCTGGGCGGGGCACTGTCCGGCATAGTTTTTTCGTTTAGCGATTCCCTACCCCCCTATTTTACCTATGCGACACCTTCCGCTACTAGCTTTTTCCACGCTACTCTTTCTCATTCAACCCGCTGCCGCTCAGCGGCCTACTGACCTCTGGTATTTTGGCCGACAGGCGGGCCTGAGTTTCGCCAACGGCGCGCCTACCCCCCTGCTCAACGGAGCCATGACGACCTACGAGGGCTGCGCCGTGGCCACCACCCGGCGTGGCGAGCTGCTCTTCTACACCGATGGCCAAACCGTGTGGAACCGCCTGCACCAGCCCATGCCCGGCGGCCGCCACCTCATGGGCAGCGGCAGCAGCACCCAATCGGCGCTCATCGTGCCCGACCCCGGCTCGGGCAACATCTTCTACGTCTTCACGGTAGCTGCGCAGGGCGCGCCCGATGGCCTGCGCTATTCGGTGGTAGATATGACCCGCGCCAATAGCCTCGGCGACGTGCCCCGCGCCAACCTGCTACTACTCAGCCCGGTGGCGGAGAAGCTGGCCGCCGTGCGCCATGCCAACGGCCGCGACGTGTGGGTGCTGGCCCACCGCTGGCGCTCCAACGCCTTCGTGGCCTACCTCGTCACGGCCGAGGGCGTACAGGCCGCCCAGCCCATCCTCAGTAATGTGGGTAGCATGAACGCCGGCCCCGGCGGCAACGCCATTGGGGCGCTCAAGTTCTCGCCCGATGGCCGCCAGGTAGGCACCGCTTTGTGGCGCGACAACAATAAGTTTGAAGTCTACGACTTCGACCGCGCCACCGGCAAGGTGAGTAACCCGCGCGGCTTTGGGCCTTACCAAGAAGCGTATGGCGTGGAGTTTTCGCCCGATGGCAGCAAGCTCTACGGCACCTGCAACGGCAACAGCGCTGGGGCCATCAGCCGGGCCGGCGCAAGCGAAACCCAGCTTATTCAAATTGACCTGAAAACCAAGAAGGCCGAGACGGTGGGCCGCTCCAGCAACCACAAAATCGGGGCCTTGCAGCGCGGGCCGGACGGTAAAATCTACGTGGCCCGCGAGGATAATTCCTTCCTGGGCGTGATTGAGAACCCCAACGCCGCCGGCCCGGCCTGCGGCTACGTAGACGATGGCCTGAACCTGGGCGGCCGACGCAGCAAGCTGGGGCTACCCGGCTTCATTACCGAGCCATAGGGTAGGGCGTTATTTTGGCCGCCTTTGGCGCGGCACGCGGCACCTGCGGCCCGGCGGAGTTATTTTTGTGCAAAAAATTAGGTATGAGAACATTTTTTTCGGGGAAATTGCGCCGCTTACCCCTGGCGCTACTAGGGCTACTCACAGCGGGTATGCTCACCACGGCTTGCAAGAAGGATGACACCATGACGACCCCCGATTATTCGGCGGCCGACAACGTGACTATCACTAAGTACCTAGCCGACAATTCGATATCTACCGCGCAGAAGCAGACTTCGGGGCTGTACTACGTGCCGCTGGTAACCAACGCGAACGCCGCGAAGCCCGCGGCCGGCAACACGGTATCGCTGCTTTACGCGGGTAAGCTGCTCGATGGCACCGTCTTCGATGCCTCCTCGCTGCACAACAACGTGCCCGTCAGCTTTGCGCTGGGGCAGCAGCAAGTCATTCCGGGCTTTGATGAGGGCGTGTCGCTGATGCACCTGGGTGATTCGGCCCTGTTCGTTATTCCGTCGGGGCTGGCCTACGGGCCGGGCGGCAGCGCCCCAACTATCCCGGCCAATGCGGTTATCCGCTTCAACGTGAAGCTGGTAGACATCAATTTTGCCCTCACCGACGATAAGCTCATTCAGAATTATCTGAAAGCCAATTCCATTACCACTGCCCAAAAGCAGCCCTCGGGCCTGTATTTCGTGCCGGGTGTTACGAATGCTACTGCCGCGGCCGCGGCCGGCAAAACGGCATCGGTACTCTACACCGGTAAGCTGCTCGATGGCACCGTCTTCGATGCCTCCTCGCAGCACGGTAACGTGCCGTTCCAATTCATGGTTGGAGCTACGCCTAAGCAAGCTATTCCGGGTTTTGATGAGGGAATTTCCCTCATGCACAAAGGGGATAAGGCCACCCTGCTCATCCCCTCCAACCTGGCCTACGGCCTGGCAGGCAGCAGTACCGCTGTGCCCGCCAACTCCGTACTGCGCTTCGACGTGGAAGTGACGGACGTAAAATAAGCCTGGTAGTATTTCCCGCGGAGGACGCGACGGCAGACGCGGAGCCCGCAGAGCGAACGACTCCGCGGCTTCCGCGCCTACCTCCGCGTCCTCCGCGGGAAATTTCGTCAGGTAGAGGCGCTTCCCCCGTATTTTGCGGCCGTGCCCGCTCCTCTTCTTTCCGCCGCCAACTACGCCCAGGGCCTGGCCGCCGGGCAGCGCGGCGTACTAGCCCGTGCTATCACCTTAGTAGAAAGCACCTTGCCTGCGCACCAGGCGCTGGCGCAGCAGGTGCTGCAAACAGTGCTACCGCGCACTGGCGGCGCGCTGCGGCTGGGCATCACGGGCGTGCCGGGGGTAGGCAAAAGCACGTTTATTGAGGCGCTAGGGCTTTATTTAGTAGAAAAGCTGGGCAAGAAGCTGGCCGTGCTGGCCGTGGACCCCAGCTCGCCGCGCGGCGGCGGCAGCATCCTGGGCGATAAAACCCGGATGCCGCAGCTCACGCTGCACCCGCGGGCATTCATCCGGCCCTCGCCGGCATCGGGCAGCCTGGGAGGGGTAGCCCGTGCTACCCGCGAGGCCCTGCTGCTGTGCGAGGCGGCCGGCTACGACGTCATCTTCGTCGAAACCGTAGGGGTAGGGCAAAGCGAAGTGGCTGTGCACGGCCTGGTAGACTTTTTCCTGCTCCTGATGCTGGCCGGCGCCGGCGACGAACTGCAAGGCGTGAAGCGCGGCATCATGGAAATGGCCGACGCCCTGCTCATCACCAAGGCTGATGCGGGCAACGAGCAGGCCGCCCGCCGCGCCGTGCGCGACTACGCAGGCGCGCTACACCTCTTCCCGCCCGCCGCCTCGGGCTGGACGGTACCCGTGCGCACCTGCTCGGCCGCAACCGGCGCGGGCCTGCCCGAAGCCTGGGACCTGATAGCACAATACGCCGCCCAAACCCAGGCCAGCGGCTACTGGCAGCAGCGCCGCGCCCAGCAGCAACTCCAGTGGCTGGAAGAGGCCGTGCGCCAGGCCCTGGAGGCCCAGTTCTACGGCCGGACCGGCGTGCAAAGCGCCCTGCCGGGCGTGCGGGCCGCCGTGGCGGCGGGTCAGCTTACGCCGTGGGCGGCGGCGGGGCAGCTGCTGAGCACCAGTTAGCGGGTGGCTACTCTAATTGGGGTAGTCCATCAGCATAGCAGGCGTACCAGCGTCTTTGTTTTGGGCTGGCTTGTTTTTAGAGGGGTTAGGGAAAAGAAAGCGCTATGTAAATTTGGTCTATGTTTCGCGCTGCTTATGCTACTGATTTAACGGATGCCGAGTGGCAATTACTTGAGCCTTACGTGCGTAGTAGTGGTCTCGGTCGGCCGCCGCTCCACAGTAAGCGCGAGTTGCTCAACGCCATCTTTTACCAATTGCGGGCCGGCGGGGCCTGGCCCCTGCTGCCCCACGATTTGCCGCCCTGGCGTACGGTTTACAAACAGTTCGAGGCCTGGCGCGAGAACGGCACCTGGGACCGCCTGCTCACCGGCCTGCGTCAGCAACTGCGCCAGTTCACCCGCGAGGCCGAACCCACGGCCGGGGCCATCGATTCGCAATCCGTGCGCACGGGCGGTAAAAGGGGGGCTGTCACGGCTACGATGCCGGCAAGCAAGTAACTGGGCGTAAGCGACATATTGCGGTCGATACCCAGGGCCTACCCTTGGCCGTGTTGGTGCAGGCGGCCAGCGTGCAAGACCCCGTGGGCGCAGCCCCGGTGCTGGCCGAGGCCAAAGCCAACGCCCCACAGTTGCAGGTGCTTTGGGCCGACGCCCGCTACCAGGGACCGCTGGTGGCCACGGCCGCCGCCGCGCTGGGCCTGCGCGTGGAGGTTATCCGGGCCCCGCCCGGCACCAAGGGCTTTGTGATACTGCCCCGGCGCTGGGTCGTGGAACGCTCCTTCGGCTGGCTGAGCAAGTACCGCCGCGTGGCAGGCCGAGATTACGAAACCAATCCCCGTGTCAGTGAGGCTATTATCAAAGCCTGTTTTTGTCATCTCATGCTCCGACGACTGGCCAAAGGGCCGCCACCTAAACATAGCGATTGATTTTCCCTACTCCCTCTAAGAGGGAGCTTACACAAGGGCCAAGTAATCAACCGTATAGTTATAACTGGCTTTCGGGGCCTTGCCGGGGGTGGGCCCGGTTTCCCACCCGTGCGTCGTAGCTGGCCGAAGGGTTTTTAAAAAAGGCAAACCACCCTATTATCAGCATGACCAGCACTGCCGCCAGCACCAGCAGCGTGGCCCCGCTCCGCACCAGCGTTGGCCCGCTCACCGGCACCACGCCCCAGATGCGCAACACTAGTAGCCCTCCCAGCACTACCCCCAGCAACAGTATCAACGCACCAATTAGCTGTTTCATAAAGAAGTGGGTTATAAGAAATGGATTACAAACTAATACACTAACGGTTAGGGGCGAAGCTACCCCTAGGCGCTAAAGCTTATCCAGCCAGGGCTGGCGCTTGGCTTCATATTCAGTCTGAGTTAACACGCCCTCATCGAGTAGCTGCTTTAGCTTTTGCAGCTGCGCGGCGGGGTCGGCAGTGACGGCGGCGGGTGGGGGGCTACCGGGCTGGTTGGCCAGCAGGCGGCCCAGCTCGGCACCCACGCCGAGCTGCATGCCCGCGCCAGCCAGGCCGCCGCTGGTGCGGGCAGCATCGCGCAGGGCGCGCAGCTTTTCGAGGTCCGTAAAGCTGAGCCCCCCGGCGGCGGCGGCCTGGCTTTCGGCCGACACGTCGGCTATCTGCCCAATGCGCTGCTGAGTGGCCTGGTCGAATACGGTGCCGCTGAGGCGGAAGTCAGTCAGTTCCAGGCCTAGGGGGGTAAACTCGGTGGCCAGCTGGGTGCGCAGGTTGGCGGCCAGCGGCGTGAGCTGCGCGTCGAGCTGCTGGTACGAGAAGCCGGCCGACGCCAGCTGGGTGGCCAGGTCCTGGGCAATGCGGCCCTGCAGCAGCGTGCGGGCCTGCTGGGTGGTGTAGTAGTCGGCCAGCCCGGTTACTTGCGTAAAAAACTGCCGAGCATCACTCACCCGAAACGAGAAATTGCCATTGGCCCCCAACTGCACCGGAAACTTATACACTGGGTCGAGGTACTTCACCGGCGTGGCGGTGCCCCAGTTCTGGTTCACGTTGTCGGCCCGGCGGTAGAAGTAGATGCCCAGCTTGTGCTCGCTCTCGAAGCCAGTGCGCAGCTTGCTGAGCGTGGTAAT
The genomic region above belongs to Hymenobacter psoromatis and contains:
- the meaB gene encoding methylmalonyl Co-A mutase-associated GTPase MeaB; amino-acid sequence: MPAPLLSAANYAQGLAAGQRGVLARAITLVESTLPAHQALAQQVLQTVLPRTGGALRLGITGVPGVGKSTFIEALGLYLVEKLGKKLAVLAVDPSSPRGGGSILGDKTRMPQLTLHPRAFIRPSPASGSLGGVARATREALLLCEAAGYDVIFVETVGVGQSEVAVHGLVDFFLLLMLAGAGDELQGVKRGIMEMADALLITKADAGNEQAARRAVRDYAGALHLFPPAASGWTVPVRTCSAATGAGLPEAWDLIAQYAAQTQASGYWQQRRAQQQLQWLEEAVRQALEAQFYGRTGVQSALPGVRAAVAAGQLTPWAAAGQLLSTS
- a CDS encoding SPFH domain-containing protein; the encoded protein is MSFSLFGHQLATVIQWPDQVPGVLLYKFPSANGDEVKNASKLLVGPGQGVLLVYEGAVSDVLDTEGIYDLATDNQPFITTLSKLRTGFESEHKLGIYFYRRADNVNQNWGTATPVKYLDPVYKFPVQLGANGNFSFRVSDARQFFTQVTGLADYYTTQQARTLLQGRIAQDLATQLASAGFSYQQLDAQLTPLAANLRTQLATEFTPLGLELTDFRLSGTVFDQATQQRIGQIADVSAESQAAAAGGLSFTDLEKLRALRDAARTSGGLAGAGMQLGVGAELGRLLANQPGSPPPAAVTADPAAQLQKLKQLLDEGVLTQTEYEAKRQPWLDKL
- a CDS encoding IS5 family transposase (programmed frameshift), encoding MFRAAYATDLTDAEWQLLEPYVRSSGLGRPPLHSKRELLNAIFYQLRAGGAWPLLPHDLPPWRTVYKQFEAWRENGTWDRLLTGLRQQLRQFTREAEPTAGAIDSQSVRTGGKRGAHGYDAGKQVTGRKRHIAVDTQGLPLAVLVQAASVQDPVGAAPVLAEAKANAPQLQVLWADARYQGPLVATAAAALGLRVEVIRAPPGTKGFVILPRRWVVERSFGWLSKYRRVAGRDYETNPRVSEAIIKACFCHLMLRRLAKGPPPKHSD
- a CDS encoding YncE family protein, translated to MRHLPLLAFSTLLFLIQPAAAQRPTDLWYFGRQAGLSFANGAPTPLLNGAMTTYEGCAVATTRRGELLFYTDGQTVWNRLHQPMPGGRHLMGSGSSTQSALIVPDPGSGNIFYVFTVAAQGAPDGLRYSVVDMTRANSLGDVPRANLLLLSPVAEKLAAVRHANGRDVWVLAHRWRSNAFVAYLVTAEGVQAAQPILSNVGSMNAGPGGNAIGALKFSPDGRQVGTALWRDNNKFEVYDFDRATGKVSNPRGFGPYQEAYGVEFSPDGSKLYGTCNGNSAGAISRAGASETQLIQIDLKTKKAETVGRSSNHKIGALQRGPDGKIYVAREDNSFLGVIENPNAAGPACGYVDDGLNLGGRRSKLGLPGFITEP
- a CDS encoding FKBP-type peptidyl-prolyl cis-trans isomerase, with the protein product MRRLPLALLGLLTAGMLTTACKKDDTMTTPDYSAADNVTITKYLADNSISTAQKQTSGLYYVPLVTNANAAKPAAGNTVSLLYAGKLLDGTVFDASSLHNNVPVSFALGQQQVIPGFDEGVSLMHLGDSALFVIPSGLAYGPGGSAPTIPANAVIRFNVKLVDINFALTDDKLIQNYLKANSITTAQKQPSGLYFVPGVTNATAAAAAGKTASVLYTGKLLDGTVFDASSQHGNVPFQFMVGATPKQAIPGFDEGISLMHKGDKATLLIPSNLAYGLAGSSTAVPANSVLRFDVEVTDVK